In Sander lucioperca isolate FBNREF2018 chromosome 12, SLUC_FBN_1.2, whole genome shotgun sequence, one DNA window encodes the following:
- the LOC116062224 gene encoding uncharacterized protein LOC116062224, with protein MRGVRGTRGGQTENKKTESTHTERGHRVDGEDAMEEEALKGASCVEDDDGREPTLSDLAGIIRSFAGQQEAREEEWRAQAKRQEHQFKALQHQFRLLQQEVEDRTSPVPEPASTVPDPFEDHNLNENHPRAQASPSTESVHPTMSSAELQWPKVDWVFRLLPLLTGKARGAYVHMDMDDAHEYDKVKSAILKKYDINPETYRQRFRSLHVEPEESPQELYGRLKELYVKWIQPQGKTLHEISEVLIMEQYLRMLSPELQVWVKEHGPKSAAEAATLADVFVAAREKGQPWSSMGGKDCHRPIPPQHQQRSASGAGKPSMRENQYAPPRAPNRTPICYFCGQEGHIKPMCPKNPVKLTQMCFVSRQSVNPEPKSNYQENGWC; from the exons ATGCGAGGAGTGAGAGGGACAAGAGGCGGTCAGACAGAGAATAAGAAGACTGAGTCAACTCATACAGAGAGAGGACATCGGGTGGACGGTGAAGACGCAATGGAGGAGGAAGCACTAAAAGGAGCATCATGTGTTGAGGATGACGATGGCAGAGAGCCAACGCTGAGTGACCTGGCAGGGATTATCCGGTCATTTGCGGGTCAACAGGAGGCCCGGGAAGAAGAATGGAGAGCGCAAGCCAAACGCCAGGAGCACCAGTTCAAGGCACTACAGCATCAGTTTCGCCTTCTGCAGCAAGAGGTCGAGGATCGTACATCTCCAGTCCCCGAGCCTGCTTCCACAGTACCGGATCCCTTTGAGGACCACAATTTGAATGAGAATCATCCAAGAGCTCAAGCCTCACCCTCTACAGAGTCGGTCCACCCTACTATGTCTTCAGCAG AATTGCAGTGGCCAAAAGTGGACTGGGTTTTTCGCCTCCTTCCACTGCTGACTGGTAAGGCCAGAGGAGCCTATGTGCATATGGATATGGATGATGCTCATGAATATGATAAAGTGAAATCAGCGATTCTAAAAAAGTATGATATTAACCCTGAGACCTACAGGCAGAGGTTCAGATCCCTCCATGTGGAACCTGAGGAGAGCCCCCAGGAGCTGTATGGGAGGCTGAAAGAGCTGTATGTCAAATGGATACAACCGCAAGGTAAAACACTTCATGAAATTAGTGAAGTTCTGATCATGGAACAATACTTGAGAATGCTGTCCCCTGAGCTTCAGGTTTGGGTAAAGGAGCATGGGCCGAAATCTGCTGCTGAAGCTGCCACTCTTGCGGATGTGTTTGTGGCTGCCCGGGAAAAAGGCCAGCCATGGAGTAGTATGGGTGGCAAGGACTGCCACAGGCCCATACCCCCTCAGCACCAACAGAGGTCGGCGTCAGGAGCGGGTAAGCCTTCCATGAGGGAGAACCAATATGCACCACCCAGAGCTCCTAACCGAACACCAATTTGTTACTTTTGTGGACAGGAAGGTCATATTAAACCGATGTGCCCAAAGAATCCAGTCAAGCTGACCCAGATGTGTTTTGTTTCACGCCAGAGTGTTAACCCTGAACCCAAAAGTAACTATCAGGAAAATGGTTGGTGTTAA